A part of Neodiprion pinetum isolate iyNeoPine1 chromosome 4, iyNeoPine1.2, whole genome shotgun sequence genomic DNA contains:
- the LOC124217663 gene encoding uncharacterized protein, whose translation MEGKPLTDPLDSYFVIPGNNLSLTGNVLAQYFTVTTDSYISLCFHLYELLCAENSRFKDEVSESAFQYYAIMLLWQRLRQLLPPSVVRSSPFLDKLSYFEEHLMMIPRPLEIYLKGIGNFRHPYLGEMRFQLPSAITSQKFDLTTGAFGKITDRTHFLYEAFPAPGVAALRILADLKHTNSPGDPIWDLPQHLRPDYEVKTNQVPMPTINLLGWFPAQSLTDGQLRLLKTLGIPNDHSEDDMSIFFLNSCKLLRTISEYFWSHKTVASRLTSPLTFQFGTSAISTTSSTDEVIKKVKLEESSSSTVIATKETSTSKPVSFEFALADLPASTSKELSSQQFPENIPVNNFCGDSTRFGSVNSMSTTGSIVQGLCIKKVNGNKLFEFDRYAMYCEGKISVFSTMKVTDNFATGGAVTAYRMPKEPIDNQHCWSCYDYNSYKEVPESWIHTRNEVYNLGSIHELNQSMWFTGAADKWLLQHLFLEKHATVK comes from the coding sequence ATGGAGGGCAAACCATTGACGGATCCTCTTGATTCATATTTTGTAATTCCGGGTAACAACCTGTCTCTCACAGGCAACGTGCTTGCGCAATATTTCACAGTCACTACAGACAGCTACATTTCTCTATGCTTTCACTTGTACGAGCTATTATGTGCTGAAAATTCAAGGTTCAAAGACGAAGTTTCTGAGTCagcatttcaatattacgcCATTATGTTACTGTGGCAAAGACTACGACAGCTTTTGCCTCCCAGTGTGGTCAGATCATCACCATTTCTAGATAAGCTTTCTTACTTCGAAGAACATTTAATGATGATTCCCAGGCCGCTTGAAATATACTTGAAAGGTattggaaattttcgccatccCTACTTGGGTGAAATGCGATTTCAACTGCCTTCGGCTATCACTAgtcaaaaatttgatttgactACCGGTGCCTTTGGAAAAATAACCGACAGGACACATTTTCTGTATGAAGCATTTCCTGCCCCCGGGGTTGCAGCTCTGCGCATTTTAGCAGATCTGAAGCATACTAATTCTCCTGGCGATCCCATTTGGGATTTACCCCAACATCTACGTCCTGATTACGAGGTTAAAACAAATCAGGTTCCTATGCCAACAATTAATCTTTTGGGTTGGTTTCCAGCCCAGAGTTTGACAGATGGTCAGCTGAGATTATTGAAAACTTTAGGGATACCGAATGATCACTCAGAAGACGATATGTCAATATTCTTCCTCAACAGCTGTAAATTGCTAAGAACGATCAGTGAATACTTTTGGTCACACAAAACTGTTGCGAGTCGTCTCACTTCGCCACTTACGTTCCAATTTGGAACATCTGCAATATCCACTACATCTAGCACAGACGAAGTGATCAAGAAAGTCAAACTGGAGGAATCATCCTCAAGTACCGTTATTGCGACTAAAGAAACCTCTACTAGCAAACCTGTATCATTCGAATTTGCACTTGCAGATTTACCTGCGAGCACTTCAAAAGAATTATCCTCCCAGCAATTCCCCGAAAATATCCCAGTAAATAACTTTTGTGGTGATAGCACAAGGTTTGGGTCGGTTAACAGTATGTCGACAACAGGATCCATAGTTCAGGGACTTTGCATAAAAAAAGTTAATGGTAATAAGCTCTTTGAGTTTGATAGGTACGCAATGTACTGTGAAGGAAAAATATCCGTGTTTTCGACAATGAAGGTCACCGATAACTTCGCAACAGGTGGTGCTGTTACTGCGTATCGAATGCCAAAGGAGCCAATCGATAATCAACACTGTTGGTCCTGCTATGATTATAACAGCTACAAAGAAGTTCCTGAATCCTGGATTCATACACGTAATGAAGTCTACAACCTGGGCAGTATCCACGAATTAAATCAATCTATGTGGTTTACGGGAGCTGCCGACAAGTGGCTGTTGCAACACTTATTCCTTGAGAAACATGCAACTGTAAAGTGA
- the Mkp3 gene encoding dual specificity protein phosphatase Mpk3, producing MPGGTTEEGLVSTEWLFSELRSLGGPSRLLVLDCRAHSEFAEAHIRGSVPLAIPSIMLRRLAAGKVDLLATIRCLDLRARVEVFLYGDKESRGTFILIGDSTEPAGHQGETIQVLTRRLRNSGGRVASLIGGFGAFRDRYPEWCEGGQANAEGLTGQDPNEGELMGLRSLRISTPPTTRAYSDSDSDSTCDSVGPEEDKDFPVEILPHLYLGNAANSEDRDALARHRIQYILNVTPDLPNVFEDAGSIKYMQIPISDHWSQNLASFFPQAIQFIEEARSSDKGVLVHCLAGVSRSVTITVAYLMHKCSLSLNDAFNLVRSRKSNVAPNFHFMEQLHSFEIELRNRGDRSKGNDRRCIGACRPGGPCNCPVPSFLSPIDLGLSPDSGIEFDRWAASTPAE from the exons ATGCCGGGCGGAACAACGGAAGAGGGTCTGGTGAGCACGGAATGGCTTTTTAGCGAACTTCGTTCGCTAGGGGGGCCGAGTCGGCTACTTGTTTTGGACTGCAGAGCTCACTCAGAATTTGCTGAGGCGCATATAAGGGGCTCCGTGCCACTGGCGATTCCTAGCATCATGCTGCGTCGCTTGGCTGCAGGTAAGGTGGATCTCCTGGCGACGATCAGGTGCCTCGATCTAAGGGCCAGAGTAGAAGTATTTTTGTACGGGGACAAGGAGAGCCGTGGGACTTTCATACTGATTGGAGATTCCACCGAGCCTGCTGGTCACCAGGGCGAGACGATCCAAGTTCTGACTCGGAGGCTTCGAAACAGCGGCGGCAGAGTAGCTAGTTTAATTG GTGGTTTCGGAGCGTTCAGAGACAGATACCCTGAATGGTGCGAAGGGGGTCAGGCAAATGCCGAAGGACTAACTGGGCAAGATCCAAACGAGGGAGAACTTATGGGCCTTAGATCCCTTCGCATTTCAACCCCACCCACAACGAGAGCCTATTCCGATTCTGATAGCGACAGTACCTGTGACTCTGTCG GGCCAGAGGAAGACAAAGACTTTCCAGTGGAAATACTACCGCACTTATATTTAGGAAATGCAGCCAACAGCGAAGACAGAGATGCCCTAGCTCGCCACAGGATACAATATATCCTGAACGTTACACCTGATTTACCAAATGTGTTTGAAGATGCTGGCTCTATCAAATACATGCAGATACCTATCAGCGATCACTGGAGTCAAAACTTGGCCAGCTTTTTTCCTCAGGCAATTCAGTTCATCG AGGAAGCAAGAAGTTCGGATAAAGGTGTACTGGTCCACTGTTTAGCCGGAGTATCACGTTCCGTAACAATAACGGTTGCCTACCTTATGCACAAGTGCAGCCTTAGCCTGAATGACGCTTTTAATTTAGTACGAAGCCGGAAGTCAAACGTAGCTCCGAATTTTCACTTCATGGAACAGTTGCACAGCTTTGAAATAGAGCTCAGGAATCGGGGGGATAGAAGTAAAGGCAACGACAGAAGGTGCATCGGCGCCTGCCGACCTGGAGGTCCTTGCAATTGTCCCGTACCTAGCTTTTTAAGTCCTATCGATCTAGGTCTTAGTCCTGATTCAGGTATTGAGTTTGATAGATGGGCGGCTAGTACGCCGGCAGAATGA
- the Plap gene encoding phospholipase A-2-activating protein isoform X2 yields the protein MQFYSVGHSSDVRAVAAFKDGSLVSVSRDKTARLWRPNELNAGYTESAVLKGHSNFVSSVCVINPSEQFPDGFVITGSNDNNICIYLPGEENPLHTIKAHQNTVCNLSAGKEEGTFLSSSWDLTAKLWHINKLDSPQLTLTSHTAAVWCVADLANGVIVSGSADKLVIAWRRNGTILHKFSGHTDCVRGICVIKDEEFLSCANDATIRHWSVSLGTCLGTYCGHTNYVYGIASTFLLGGSHVVTSGEDRTVRIWHNAEIQQTLTLPAQSIWSVDILPNGDIVTGSSDGLVRIFSAKPERYADAATLQQYDEAVANTQLNAEQELGGIKISDLPDAKALHQPGQRDGQTKMIRDGNTVKAYSWSQSSKQWQHVGDVMGASGGSPATSGKQLYNGMEYDYVFSVDIQDGVPPLKLPYNNGDDPWCAAQKFIHDNNLSQLFLEQVANFIVNNSQSAPVLNAEPQFADPFTGGNRYIPGSGIPGRTLPNNVPTPSASSSSSSVSQTYIPHTTYLKLEQANVPAITEKLLEFNKKIDNGIHTVSEECLDPFVKRLCSQNGDEVGADPIEMLKIFLNWPNNLVFPALDLARLAVLRPDVNSQLCNDGLLAVLRRHIKTDALPANQMLAFRVLANMFCHSKGEALGLHYKDELLKTILDLSSLGSKHNQIAIASYLLNLIVALNKLDDTPGRTRVLNVMFAVLPLLTEPEAIFRGLVGLGTILAATPDPEDRDKLITAVRQCESALAVIKTMSECSTNSPAQNKLSNCSKQIIDLIM from the exons ATGCAGTTTTATAGTG TTGGTCACAGTTCTGATGTGCGAGCTGTAGCGGCATTTAAGGATGGAAGTCTGGTGTCAGTCTCGCGCGATAAAACCGCTCGCCTTTGGAGGCCGAACGA ATTAAATGCCGGATACACGGAATCCGCAGTGCTAAAGGGTCACAGCAACTTTGTGAGTTCAGTATGCGTAATAAATCCCTCTGAACAATTCCCGGATGGCTTTGTAATTACTGGGAGCAATGACAACAATATCTGCATTTACCTGCCTGGGGAAGAGAATCCGCTGCACACTATAAAGGCGCACCAAAACACTGTGTGCAATTTGAGTGCAGGTAAGGAGGAGGGAACATTCCTATCCAGTTCGTGGGATCTTACAGCAAAATTATGGCATATCAACAAGCTGGATTCACCACAACTGACTCTGACCAGTCACACGGCAGCTGTCTGGTGTGTGGCAGATTTGGCCAATGGCGTCATAGTCTCAGGATCGGCTGACAAGCTGGTTATAGCCTGGCGGAGAAATGGCACCATACTCCACAAGTTCTCAGGACACACAGATTGCGTTCGTGGAATATGCGTGATCAAGGACGAAGAGTTTTTGAGCTGTGCCAATGACGCAACCATTCGACATTGGAGTGTATCCCTAGGGACTTGCCTCGGCACTTACTGTGGGCACACGAACTACGTGTATGGAATAGCATCGACTTTTCTGCTGGGCGGTTCACATGTTGTTACTTCCGGAGAAGATAGGACTGTTAGGATTTGGCACAACGCTGAAATCCAACAGACTTTAACACTCCCTGCGCAGTCCATATGGTCAGTTGACATTTTGCCAAATGGAGACATTGTCACTGGATCTTCCGATGGATTAGTTAGAATTTTCTCTGCTAAACCTGAACGTTATGCCGATGCTGCAACTTTGCAACAGTACGACGAGGCCGTCGCTAATACCCAGCTTAATGCTGAGCAGGAGTTGGGTGGCATCAAGATTAGTGA TCTGCCAGATGCCAAAGCTCTACATCAACCTGGACAAAGAGATGGTCAGacaaaaatgataagagaTGGAAATACCGTCAAGGCTTACAGCTGGTCGCAATCAAGCAAACAGTGGCAACATGTGGGAGATGTGATGGGTGCCTCTGGTGGTAGTCCAGCCACATCTGGTAAACAATTGTATAATGGTATGGAGTACGACTACGTTTTCTCAGTCGACATTCAAGACGGTGTTCCACCTCTAAAGTTGCCTTACAATAATGGCGATGATCCTTGGTGTGCGGCCCAAAAGTTTATCCATGATAATAACCTTAGTCAACTATTTCTTGAACAG GTGGCAAACTTCATTGTAAATAATTCTCAGTCTGCCCCAGTTCTGAACGCCGAACCCCAGTTCGCTGATCCTTTTACAGGAGGAAATAGGTACATACCAGGATCTGGAATTCCTGGAAGAACATTACCAAATAATGTGCCAACACCGTCGGCTAGCTCTTCCAGTAGTTCTGTGTCGCAGACATACATACCGCATACTACCTATTTGAAATTGGAGCAAGCCAATGTTCCAGCTATCACTG AAAAATTACTAGAGTTCAACAAAAAGATTGACAATGGCATTCACACAGTTTCGGAGGAATGCTTAGACCCATTTGTAAAACGATTGTGCAGTCAAAACGGAGACGAGGTTGGAGCTGATCCaattgaaatgttgaaaatatttttgaattggCCAAATAACTTGGTGTTCCCAGCACTGGACCTTGCAAGGCTGGCTGTACTTCGACCAGATGTTAACTCGCAGCTATGCAATGACGGATTATTGGCGGTGCTGAGGCGGCACATCAAAACTGATGCACTTCCAGCTAATCAAATGCTAGCTTTTCGAGTACTAGCTAATATGTTCTGCCATAGTAAGGGTGAAGCATTGGGTCTACATTATAAAGACGAGTTACTCAAGACGATACTCGACCTTTCGTCTCTTGGAAGTAAACATAACCAG ATTGCGATAGCGAGTTACCTGCTTAATCTAATAGTGGCATTGAATAAACTTGACGATACACCTGGCAGAACAAGGGTACTTAATGTGATGTTTGCCGTTTTGCCGCTCTTGACTGAGCCCGAAGCAATATTCAGAGGGCTCGTTGGGTTGGGTACAATTTTGGCAGCAACACCAGACCCCGAGGATCGTGATAAATTAATTACAGCTGTGCGACAGTGCGAAAGTGCACTGGCTGTTATCAAGACAATGTCCGAATGTTCGACCAATAGCCCTGCACAAAATAAACTTTCTAATTGTTCCAAGCAAATTATTGATCTAATTATGTAA
- the Plap gene encoding phospholipase A-2-activating protein isoform X1 yields the protein MEEAPYKLSSVLVGHSSDVRAVAAFKDGSLVSVSRDKTARLWRPNELNAGYTESAVLKGHSNFVSSVCVINPSEQFPDGFVITGSNDNNICIYLPGEENPLHTIKAHQNTVCNLSAGKEEGTFLSSSWDLTAKLWHINKLDSPQLTLTSHTAAVWCVADLANGVIVSGSADKLVIAWRRNGTILHKFSGHTDCVRGICVIKDEEFLSCANDATIRHWSVSLGTCLGTYCGHTNYVYGIASTFLLGGSHVVTSGEDRTVRIWHNAEIQQTLTLPAQSIWSVDILPNGDIVTGSSDGLVRIFSAKPERYADAATLQQYDEAVANTQLNAEQELGGIKISDLPDAKALHQPGQRDGQTKMIRDGNTVKAYSWSQSSKQWQHVGDVMGASGGSPATSGKQLYNGMEYDYVFSVDIQDGVPPLKLPYNNGDDPWCAAQKFIHDNNLSQLFLEQVANFIVNNSQSAPVLNAEPQFADPFTGGNRYIPGSGIPGRTLPNNVPTPSASSSSSSVSQTYIPHTTYLKLEQANVPAITEKLLEFNKKIDNGIHTVSEECLDPFVKRLCSQNGDEVGADPIEMLKIFLNWPNNLVFPALDLARLAVLRPDVNSQLCNDGLLAVLRRHIKTDALPANQMLAFRVLANMFCHSKGEALGLHYKDELLKTILDLSSLGSKHNQIAIASYLLNLIVALNKLDDTPGRTRVLNVMFAVLPLLTEPEAIFRGLVGLGTILAATPDPEDRDKLITAVRQCESALAVIKTMSECSTNSPAQNKLSNCSKQIIDLIM from the exons ATGGAAGAAGCACCGTATAAATTAAGTTCCGTGTTAGTTGGTCACAGTTCTGATGTGCGAGCTGTAGCGGCATTTAAGGATGGAAGTCTGGTGTCAGTCTCGCGCGATAAAACCGCTCGCCTTTGGAGGCCGAACGA ATTAAATGCCGGATACACGGAATCCGCAGTGCTAAAGGGTCACAGCAACTTTGTGAGTTCAGTATGCGTAATAAATCCCTCTGAACAATTCCCGGATGGCTTTGTAATTACTGGGAGCAATGACAACAATATCTGCATTTACCTGCCTGGGGAAGAGAATCCGCTGCACACTATAAAGGCGCACCAAAACACTGTGTGCAATTTGAGTGCAGGTAAGGAGGAGGGAACATTCCTATCCAGTTCGTGGGATCTTACAGCAAAATTATGGCATATCAACAAGCTGGATTCACCACAACTGACTCTGACCAGTCACACGGCAGCTGTCTGGTGTGTGGCAGATTTGGCCAATGGCGTCATAGTCTCAGGATCGGCTGACAAGCTGGTTATAGCCTGGCGGAGAAATGGCACCATACTCCACAAGTTCTCAGGACACACAGATTGCGTTCGTGGAATATGCGTGATCAAGGACGAAGAGTTTTTGAGCTGTGCCAATGACGCAACCATTCGACATTGGAGTGTATCCCTAGGGACTTGCCTCGGCACTTACTGTGGGCACACGAACTACGTGTATGGAATAGCATCGACTTTTCTGCTGGGCGGTTCACATGTTGTTACTTCCGGAGAAGATAGGACTGTTAGGATTTGGCACAACGCTGAAATCCAACAGACTTTAACACTCCCTGCGCAGTCCATATGGTCAGTTGACATTTTGCCAAATGGAGACATTGTCACTGGATCTTCCGATGGATTAGTTAGAATTTTCTCTGCTAAACCTGAACGTTATGCCGATGCTGCAACTTTGCAACAGTACGACGAGGCCGTCGCTAATACCCAGCTTAATGCTGAGCAGGAGTTGGGTGGCATCAAGATTAGTGA TCTGCCAGATGCCAAAGCTCTACATCAACCTGGACAAAGAGATGGTCAGacaaaaatgataagagaTGGAAATACCGTCAAGGCTTACAGCTGGTCGCAATCAAGCAAACAGTGGCAACATGTGGGAGATGTGATGGGTGCCTCTGGTGGTAGTCCAGCCACATCTGGTAAACAATTGTATAATGGTATGGAGTACGACTACGTTTTCTCAGTCGACATTCAAGACGGTGTTCCACCTCTAAAGTTGCCTTACAATAATGGCGATGATCCTTGGTGTGCGGCCCAAAAGTTTATCCATGATAATAACCTTAGTCAACTATTTCTTGAACAG GTGGCAAACTTCATTGTAAATAATTCTCAGTCTGCCCCAGTTCTGAACGCCGAACCCCAGTTCGCTGATCCTTTTACAGGAGGAAATAGGTACATACCAGGATCTGGAATTCCTGGAAGAACATTACCAAATAATGTGCCAACACCGTCGGCTAGCTCTTCCAGTAGTTCTGTGTCGCAGACATACATACCGCATACTACCTATTTGAAATTGGAGCAAGCCAATGTTCCAGCTATCACTG AAAAATTACTAGAGTTCAACAAAAAGATTGACAATGGCATTCACACAGTTTCGGAGGAATGCTTAGACCCATTTGTAAAACGATTGTGCAGTCAAAACGGAGACGAGGTTGGAGCTGATCCaattgaaatgttgaaaatatttttgaattggCCAAATAACTTGGTGTTCCCAGCACTGGACCTTGCAAGGCTGGCTGTACTTCGACCAGATGTTAACTCGCAGCTATGCAATGACGGATTATTGGCGGTGCTGAGGCGGCACATCAAAACTGATGCACTTCCAGCTAATCAAATGCTAGCTTTTCGAGTACTAGCTAATATGTTCTGCCATAGTAAGGGTGAAGCATTGGGTCTACATTATAAAGACGAGTTACTCAAGACGATACTCGACCTTTCGTCTCTTGGAAGTAAACATAACCAG ATTGCGATAGCGAGTTACCTGCTTAATCTAATAGTGGCATTGAATAAACTTGACGATACACCTGGCAGAACAAGGGTACTTAATGTGATGTTTGCCGTTTTGCCGCTCTTGACTGAGCCCGAAGCAATATTCAGAGGGCTCGTTGGGTTGGGTACAATTTTGGCAGCAACACCAGACCCCGAGGATCGTGATAAATTAATTACAGCTGTGCGACAGTGCGAAAGTGCACTGGCTGTTATCAAGACAATGTCCGAATGTTCGACCAATAGCCCTGCACAAAATAAACTTTCTAATTGTTCCAAGCAAATTATTGATCTAATTATGTAA
- the LOC124217683 gene encoding U3 small nucleolar ribonucleoprotein protein IMP4 produces MLRRQARLRREYLYRKSVQDKMKTIQDKKERLKHSLEENTPIHHDLRKNALHLQKKIEWEDAGPEMAVAISTEMGGAIGTHEDDEYRWAGVEDPKIVITTSRDPSSRLKMFVKELRLIFPNSQRMNRGNYEMKQLIHACRANDVTDFIMVHEHRGIPDTLVICHLPYGPTAYFTMSDVVMRHDIPDIGTMSEQYPHLIFHNFKTKLGQRTVSILKHLFPVPKEDSKRIITFANHDDYISFRHHNYKKINGKDIEMSEVGPRFQLKLYEIKLGTLDNAAAADSEWALRPYMNTTHKRRFLSEEDGWQQEDDF; encoded by the coding sequence ATGTTGAGAAGACAAGCGCGACTGAGGCGGGAATACCTCTATCGAAAGTCAGTACAGGACAAAATGAAGACGATCCAGGACAAGAAAGAGAGGTTAAAACATAGCCTAGAAGAGAATACTCCGATCCATCACGACCTAAGGAAGAATGCATTgcatttgcaaaaaaaaatcgagtgGGAAGATGCAGGCCCCGAAATGGCCGTAGCGATCAGTACGGAGATGGGAGGAGCAATCGGCACGCACGAGGACGACGAATACCGATGGGCAGGTGTCGAGGACCCGAAAATAGTTATAACGACATCGCGAGACCCCAGCTCGCGGCTGAAAATGTTCGTCAAAGAGCTCAGACTCATATTTCCAAACTCCCAAAGGATGAATCGCGGTAATTACGAAATGAAACAGCTAATTCACGCCTGTCGTGCCAATGACGTGACCGATTTTATCATGGTGCACGAGCATAGAGGGATTCCAGACACCCTGGTTATCTGCCATCTGCCCTACGGACCTACAGCCTATTTCACCATGTCAGACGTCGTCATGCGTCACGATATTCCAGACATTGGAACAATGTCTGAACAGTATCCGCATTTAATATTTCACAACTTTAAAACTAAACTGGGACAGAGGACTGTCAGCATATTAAAGCATTTGTTTCCTGTACCTAAGGAGGACAGCAAAAGGATAATCACTTTTGCTAATCACGACGACTATATTTCATTCCGTCATCataattacaagaaaataaatggCAAGGATATTGAAATGTCTGAAGTCGGTCCCAGGTTTCAACTTAAATTGTACGAAATCAAATTGGGCACATTAGAcaatgctgctgctgctgattcAGAGTGGGCGTTGCGACCGTACATGAATACTACTCATAAAAGACGGTTTTTATCTGAGGAAGATGGGTGGCAACAGGAAGATGACTTTTAG